The following is a genomic window from Scleropages formosus chromosome 11, fSclFor1.1, whole genome shotgun sequence.
CTCACCTGGAAtacaacaaataattaattttacataatgattacagatttacatatttcactaattaaaaaataaaataaccaatTTAATGAGCACAGAACTTGCAATCCTAATGTTTAATTTAACCAGAAGAAACCAATAAATAAGTACCTCAGTTTCTGCCTTTACAAAACTATCATTAGTCTGGAAACACTTTCATACAGATGGATCAAGACGCAAATCAGGAcgataaaaaaatgttttgacacTGGAACCTGTTAATTATTCACAGTGATTAAAACATGTGTTATGATGAGTGTCTCCATTGAGCTGTTTATACtaaatatgtgtaactcaccaggGATGTAAGTTattgtctctttcatttcatttaactgtTGCTGTAGAACTCGACAGGTGAACCTGTTGTTCTCGGTCTCCTGTACAATAACACGTCGTCTCACAATATAGTGGTCCATACTGTCTCTGTGCAtctctgtgtgtccagcagggagactgtgtccttcactgtccatccagaccacttgaggctgagggtaccagcctttagattcacacaccagactgatcCCTCCTTCTTTATATCCCTCATTGGAGATCACTGGTTGGGTTCCTACAgctacagaaacagaaatagtgtagctaaaaggaaaatgtatttaaaatgcattgaaaCTTGATTGAAATTACATGATGCATTATAAAACAGCTTTCGCCTTTAGAAATATATTAATAGAGAAGTCCTTATGACACCTCCAAATTAAACAATTTCatcaattaaaacacacacacacacacattttcagaaccgcttgtcccacaagGGGTCGtgtggaaccggagcctacccggtaacacagggcgtaaggccagagggggaggggacacacccaggacgggacgccagtctgtcacaaggcaccccaagcgggactcgaaccccagacccaccgaagagcaggactgtggtccaacccactgcgccaccacacccccttcaattaaaacaaagttctAAATTTTCACCTTTAATAGAGACTTGAATGGAAGAATCCTCAAAAAAATTCTCTGACTGGACAAGACATTTATATTCTCCATTGTCAGATACTcgcacatttttcacttttaatgaCGTGTTCCCATTCTTCAGTTGTTCGAGGAACAGTGATGTCCTTCCCCTGTAGGATGGAAGCtgattctcatttctgtcctcatgatcCCGATAAAGATGTACAAGTGGGTCGTCGGTCTGAGCTCTGAACCACTCGACACtcaggtccacagcactgatgttgggtttgaggtaacagggcagaacaacatcttcaccagctacagcaactacaggatcaactggaccaagaacctcaaacctctctgtgaagaaaaacacacactgagaatttaTTCAGTATGATACACAATATGATTGAAACTCTTTTTCGGGAGAATATGTACCCTGTGTGGAGACAGTGGTGAgttggagaagaaggaggatcAAACGGAGACACTCAGAccaactgatgttcatcactggAAGAAACAGGTATATAGAAACCGCCAGTTAGGAGAGTATATACACACCATCAGTGTAAAATGAACAATTATGCAGTCATACAGGATCTGACTATGGATTAAGTATATCAGTTTAAGAAATCACTTGATCTACTGAAGGACTCTATGTACtagtacaaaaaaattaccaataCTCACAAGACTAaattactatagtaactgtTGTACTTTGTGAAGCTGCTTTACAGTGAGGCTCAGTGTTCTACCAGTCTGTTCATATAATAGTCCCAGATCTTCTAGTCTATTTCTTTCGTTATTCTTCAGATATTTAGTTTTTCAGGCCACACAACatctgacatgtatgtcagaGTGACACTGAAACATCAGACACATAaatcagtgacacaaagagattTTACTTTCAGGTGTCGAAGCACAATTCAAGTCTGTCAAGACAAATGTAAAGAtgcagatagaaaaaaaaaaaactacagtgaaGGAACATTTTTGCTGGTTaattttgggaaaataaaagtttttcagGTACTGAAATATGATCAGGCTAATGAACTACTGAATAAAAGAATCGAATTACTGCTATTTTCTCACTCAGCTTGTAATTTAAAACAGGTAGGTGTGAATAATGTGCTCAATGCATGGAGAAACTTTAGACAAGGCAACACATCTGTGAACCTCAGGAGTTGGTCTGGTTCTCTCTTTAGTTCTGAGCGCTGTCACGGTTCGAAATCCAGCTTCACACAGTTAGGTGGTGCTGAATGGTATCAGCACTTTTACTGCGGCTTCATGatgccggggggggggcgggggtgtggGGTGGTATTTTTGTCaatcaaatgcaaaaacaagctgcacctgcacctcatgaaaacactgaaaaaaggaGGTCCACCAATAATGGTCATGAAATCTCATGGAAACACCTTGCCCTTCCTTGTGGTTAATGTTAGTGTTAGGATTCTCCTTTCCTTTGTTCCTTGCCCTCAAACGACTCATCAACATAAGACCCTTACGGTTACTGCTCTCAGTGGCTGTCTGTCATCATGTTGGCTCTCGTCATGAAAAAATCAATACTTGCAACAAAACTGCATGGGTTAAAGTTTGTAACtcaaaagtttgtaagtcaggCACTCACTGTACATACAGAAGATGTTGCCTTGACTGCTTGGTTGCCTGAGGGACTGAGGTCTTAGATCAAATAATCTGACCTGGTCACATTACAGCAAACACTCTTTACTCTGGTAAAGATATTTTACTCTGAACTCCACAGTGCTCTACCAGCCTGGTGCTCTGCGGTGCTCACAGGTGTTCTTACCTGATCCTGTCATTTCAGGTCACCTGCAGAACTGGATGTGTCTCAGAGCGACAGTGAAACACCAGACAATGATCATTCATTGGAGATCATGAACTCACTATGGGGAGGAGGACCTGTAATATGAACAAACTCACTTGTGTCATTTATGTCGGACAAATTATCAAACAAAACTTTCCGGTCTAATAGCACTTCTGATCACGCAGAGACAGTGAATTAACTACATGAACCCCGTTCCGGAAAATTCACAATATCAGCTCAGGATCACAGTGACAAAAAGTCAATAGGAGTAAAGaagcagaaatgttttactATTAATCCCACATCTGTATGCTGTGCAATTTTGTGCAGGTAATTTATTAGTTGTGGGATGCCTTGTGAAACCACatattagaatcagaatcagaaagagctttattgccaagtatgttcacacatacaaggaatttgtcttggtgacagaaacttccacagcacagacagaatgacagtgacaaggcagacgagaagatagaatatgtgaatgaaggatgaaaaatatattaaaatataaagtacccaatatacaaaaatagtcactagacattgtatgtatgtacaggtatgttctataaaaatgcaagggagtgtgagtaagagatatgatgtgataaatagttctaaatataactataaatagcgttgtgtattgcactggtttactctctaggggggatttagctgttcatgaggtagatggcctgaggaaagaaacttttcttgtgcctggctgtcctgatgctcggtgctctgtagtgccagccagatggcaaaggttcgaagaggaagtggcctggatgtgaggggtctagaatgattttgccagcctttttactgactctggatgagTGCAGTTCCTGGAGATCTGGcagggatgtgccgatgattcttccagcagtccgaactatcttctgtaatcttctgatgtctgatttccgagctgagccgaaccagacagttatagaggtgcagaggacagactcgatgactacagagtagaactgcatcagtagctcctgcggcaggttgaacttcctcaaccggcaaaggaagtacaacctctgctgggcctccTTCACAATGGAGTTTATGttgaactcccacttcaggtcctgtgagatggtggtgcccaggaaacTGAATGACTCTACTGttgtcacagtgctgttcatgatggtgagtggggataatgctggggtgtttcttctaaagtccacaatcatctccaccgttttgagcgtgttcagctccaggttgttatgactgcaccagacagccagctcttggacctcctgtctgtaagcagactcgtcgccatcccggatgaggccgatgagtgtggtgtcatctgcgaacttcaggagcttgatagaggggtcttttgcggtgcagtcattggtgtacagggggaagagtagtggggagagcacacatccctacggggcgccagtactgatcatgcgagtattggatgagaattttcccagcctcactagctgctgcctgtctgtcaggaagttggtaaTCAACCgacagatggtggtgggcacagagagttgggttaatttggacaggaggaggtgtgggatgacggtgttgaaggctgagctgaagtccatgAACAGGAtcctcgcataagtccctggtttgtccagatgttgcaggatgtagtgcagtcccatgttgactgcatcatccacagacctgtttgctcgataagcaaactgcagggggtccagcaagggtccagtgatgtccttcaggtaggccaacaccagtttttcaagtgacttcatgaccacagacgttaaggcgacaggtctgtagtcattaagtcctgtgaatTTGagtttcttcggaatggggatgatggtggagcgtttgaagcaggaaggaacttcgcacatctccagtggtctgttgaagatctttgtgatcTTCCTACATATtctacattaattaatttttcataagttaaatttaatttataagcATAAAATCTATGTAAATCATGCATAGCCTTTCATGTGAGTTGATCTCAACTTTGAGaagtttgctttctttttcaaaatgctaTAAAATAGTATGGCCATACCATAACACATGAGGTAAACTGTAAATGTTGTAAAGCCTGATCTGAGTGTATTCAAAGGATGTAGTTCTTCAAGAAAAAAGAATAGATTCTGCTTGTGCACAAATACAGATTAATTTCTGCATTCTTACAAATTTCAttacacatgtatttattttcctaaatgGACAGAAGAACCACAATTAACTGATAAGATCACAGTGGATGAGACACTTTCAGCCCTGAGATCCACAGTGTTTTACCTGTGTGATAGTGCTGAATGCTGCCAGATGGTTTTACTTGGGTCTTGTTTCTTGTTCCACTGTTTCTTACTCAGTCACACCTTGCAGAGCTGGATGTCTGTTAGTGAGTCACTTGGAGACCTTTCACAGGGTGGACAGTATGATGAGGCTGAGGACACAAGGACAATctgttctgtttgctttttctcaTCCAACTTCATCAATGCAAGAAATAATTATATCTGCAAGAAAGAGTGAATTTACGTTAAGAGTTAAATCAcatgataaacattttaaaatacaataaatggcACAACAAACACATGATACCAGAATGAAGAAATTCAAAGAAAAGTATAAATAGGGACTACCTTTATAGAGTGAGaaaatgacatgaatattttattttaacctcTTTTACCACTGGAGTCCACAGTCCTGCATGCTTGATCTTCTCTTCTTACCAAAGTTCTGTTGTGTTCCAGAGACCTTTTCTGCTCTTTACAATACGGAcaacttttcactgtttttactttcatttccaaatgagAGAATTACTGGTTAAACTACATTCCAGCACACGCAGGGGAAGGactgttaaaaattaatcttGATTCATTTAAGAATACAACAAAACTATTTCAGTGAAgattactgtgtgtttgggagTATTGCTGCACTGTCTGGTGGGTCTTTATTAGTACTGGATGTATTTTCTGTGGGGAGGAGCTGCATTGTATACAGTTTGTCACATAAGGTTAAGGTTTGGATTTTCActctttttactttcatttaaaccAAACCTGAACCCTGAACCACTTCAGGGAAACAACAAGAGCAAAAAGAACAGGGACACAATAAACCTGTATTTCTGGTTCTCACCAGTGCCATCAGAATGTTCTATCAAACACTTGTTTCCTTCATGTTGAATGACGTGCATCCATAACCACTGTGACTGAGTCCACCCATCTCATTGCATTACACTATTTTTGAGAAAattgcatgtttgcatggggCCATGGTGGTGCATTGGGTTTGGCCTgcacctgctctctgatgggtctggggttcaagccctgcttggggtgccctgtaatggagtggtgtcccattctgagtgtatccccttcccttccccctccagccttgtgttgctgagttatgctctggctcactgcaaccttgcttgggacaaacagtttcagtcaatgtgtgtctttgcatgAAGGGTCTGCATTATGTCTTACTTCAGTCTCAACATTTCTGTTCTCAGTGACACTTTTGGTTCAATTTTGGTTTCCTCAGCGTCCAAATTCACTGTATGTGCTGATAATATAAATGGCACAAGTCAAACAATGTGAATAGCAGAATTatgttaaaaattttttaattattctttttcaGTGCTATTGTGATGCCCGGCTGGGaaacagatacagacacatatTTTACTATAACGTCCGGACATGGATGTAAAATACAATGATCTCAATAGCAGAGTCACATACAAGTGTACAGTGCAAATCAGGAAATAAAGTGGAGGGGTGACATTAAAAATATGGAATAAATAGATGTTCAGTGTGTTCATACAGTAGGTGAAACAGGTTTATACACACAGAGCTGATACACAGTGGAGTGATGTAGACGGAGTGGGAATACAGGAGAAGATCACAAAGAACCAGCGCAGACAGGATGGGAACTCAGGACGGGAACAGAAATACACTGGAACAATTactctggggggaaaaaaaaaaagcaaaactcttcattacatgtaaatttttcaaatgtttgtagTAATTAGGGTACAATTTTAACATCAGTAAAATGTCAAAGTTTaactaaaacattaattaatgcACTGATGTATTGTTTCtatgggggggggcgcagtgggttggaccgagtcttgctttccagggggtctggggttcgagtcctgcttggggtgccttgcgacagactggcgtcccgtcctgggtgtgtcccctccccctccggccttatgccctgtgttgccaggtaggtgccggttccctgcgaccccatatgggacaagcagttcagaaagtatgtgtgtgtctgttgtttCGATCtcaattacttttacatttgggTTTTTATGGTCCCTGAGAGTGTTACGAGGCTGATGAAAGTTTACTTTGGGGACTTTCGGTTTTTTCAGTACACAAAGGTCCACGACGTCTTGGTTGGAAGTGCCGCGCTGTAAATTAGTCAGTAGGCGAGTCGCAGAAGTAAAGCAAGTCAGTGGGTTAATTGGGAGGCCGTGGAGAAGCACAGGCTACACTGGCAAGACGTGTGAGCTGCGGAGGCGAGTCGAATTAAGTTCATCGTTGGAGCGACACACGATGTGCTGCAGATTCCATAGAATGTTAAGCAGTGGAGAGGTGGTGAAGGTTGTTGTAAGTTGTGTAGCTGTGTGGCAACACTGAGGAACATTTTGTCTGAATGTGAAGTTGGTTTGGTGCAGGGACACTCTACTTGATGCTGTAATGAAGTGCTTAAATATTTCGTGGGGGTttagagagaaagtgtgttgtgGTGAATTCGGTGCCCGTTGGTCGTATATATGATACGATTGGTTTTGTGTGGGAGAGAGTAACACCATGCAAGAGCGGACGTGTCTCGGTAGGTGGGGTAAGAgacgggactggaagctgctggcagATGTGGacaaacagctccaggtgccACAGGTTATTGTGGCTATTTCGCTGTGTCCACACATGGTGGTATATTCCGAGTGTGAGCGGACCGTGTACTTAGTAAAGTTAATAGTGTTCCTTCAGGATGTGATTGGAGAGACATTTGAGGAGAAATCATGTGTGACCAGTAGAGGTGTcagggggtttgtggctaaatcagttaATTCGTTATTGGTGGAATCTGGTGTTAGTGGCTGTTCTCTAAAAGTGGtgatgaaggagctgtctgaagctgctgagAAGGTGAGTTAATGGTTATGGACGAGAAGAGAGCGGGGTAGTTAGGGTTGCAGTTTGGAGGGAGGTGTGCAATGGTTCAGTGAAGTTGGTGGCAGGTGGCTTGCAAAagccaaacatttttctttggtgcaaatggaaaaaaatttgcaCAATTTGGCCACACcatgagggggcgtggtggcgcagtgggttggaccaggtcctgctctccagtgggtctggggttcgagtcccgcttggggtgccttgcaacagactggcatcctgtcctgggtgtgtcccctccccctccagccttatgccctgagttgccgggtaggctctggttccccgcaactccatatgagacaagcggttcagaaaatgtgtgtgtgtgtgtgtgtgtgtgtatttttttattatctgcgtcttgtcactgtcattctgtctgtgctgtggacgTGTCTGTCACCAAGACTAATTCCTTTTATGTGTtaacatacttggcagtaaagctcattctgattctttTTCTCAGAGTTTCAGTGCATCCAGTCTTGTCAGATTCTTGAAAAGAATGACTCATTTTCCCAATATGGCGGAGGACGTTGCCGTTGCGGCACAGacgttttttttgtgttggacCTGTCTATGTATATCATTGGTGGAGCCCACGGAAGTGACGCCACTAGAGGAGTGTTTCACTTAAGGAGGCTTCATGGGGTCACATGACACATGTGTGAGACGCACGATGGAACAGAGATCTGAAGGTTGGTGGTTGGAAGCCCATCGCAAAGAGTTAATTCTTCGATTCCAACCAGCAAGGAATCACTTGTTAAATGAAAggctgataaacacacacacaacgcgatgtcagcttcctgtttcttcttcGGCgaattttacaggaaaaaaaatccaaactttcACTTCCACTAACATTCTGTACTGTTTGGCGCCACCGTGTGGCCTGGAGTGGAACTGTTTCCCGGCACAGCGACTGCATTTTGTTCCCCTTTTTACTGTCTCCCGGAGCAAACATAGTAAAAGTACgtggaacatttttctttgaattatgGTAATTTGCATTGGTTTTACTGACTGCATATCCACTAGATGGTATTACTGTATTgtggaattaaattattattaataatttttaattattatttttaaattattactgtaaattattaggaaggtgatcaggaatccttGATATTCGGACACAGAGTAATGCAGCAGGtgtctgcatttcattttatgtctctcaatgtaatggacacattttctatgagatgaacgtcgctttggagaaaagtgtcagataaatgaataaatgtaaatatattgaagAGACtgatgaatttttaatgttGAGATCAGTTaggaaattattaaattttgcatGACGTGATTCTGTTTACTTCCACATGATTGAACTTTAAAACACATAATTGCtgttaaacaatatttatttaaaatcaacaCAATGTACAAAAGACATGTTTAGATGGAGAAATTACAAACCCTGAATGAGGGTGAGATGcgaaattaaatcagaatataacaccatgacctgaacatttcacacacacacattttcagaactgcttgtcccttacggggtcacggggaaccggagcctacccggcaacacagggtgtaaggccagaggaggaggggacacacccaggacgggacgccagtccatcgcaaggcaccccaagcgggactcgaaccccagacccactggagagcaggactgtggtcaaacccactgcaccaccgcacccccttgagctgaacacacacacatacacattttcagagccgcttgtcccatacggggtcgcggagaaccggagcctacccggcagcacagggcgtaaggccggagggggagggaacacacccaggacgggacgccagtccatcgcaaggcaccccaagcgggactcgaaccccagacccactggagagcaggacctggtccaacccactgcaccaccgcgccccccttgagCTGAACATTAAAGCTAAAATCAGTTTCTTCAGTCTGTATCACTGACAGGAGATATGATGAGTGGGGCTGAGTTCCGGAAGCCTGGCCAGAAGTACGGATAGagtttctcagtgaatttatatccagagaaagtgtagatatgagacttgtcctccacactgtaaaaggaaacctgaccctcctcatagtccacatACACCCCCACCTTCTGGGGCTTCACGCTCAGGGGGAGGGACACAGGGGGGTCAGTGAGAGCCCTGTACTTCCCACTCCACAGACTGATAGCCCAGAGAGCATTATTAGTATCCAGCGGAAAATACCCCTTCCTGTTGATGGACTCCCTGACCACTCCTAAATCCCACTCAGTCTTGTCCCCAACCTCCACCTCCCAGTAACGTCTCCCTGAAGAAAACCCCTCTTTTCCCAGGACACTTTTCCGTTGTTTAAACCTCTCTGGGTTGTCAGGGAGATCCTGCCATATGACTCCATGTCTcacttgtttcctgtcctcagacaAGATGAGCCAGGGGTTTGCTGTATCAGGGTCCAAAGTCACATCAACTGCGGAGGACAGAGAGGTGgtcaattattatatttcaaaatgtgacaaaaaaataacacttttaaacGTTATATTATACATAAACGTTATTGCTCTCCTTGCTGCCATGAGAACCTAAGAAAGACTGAGCAGTTTAGAAAATCGATGGATGGAAACGTTATATCATTACGGCAGCAGAGGgcggtctgtgtgtgtgtgtgtgtgtgtgtgtgaatagaaTTTTTAGGTATGAATATTTAACTCAGGTAACAGGTGTTTTGGATGTTTTGTAAGAAATTGTAATAATATGTTACCTTTGAGAAAATAGCGTAAGagcattaatgttttaaaagttgttttgacttaatattaatgaacacaataaaattagttaaattaagtaaaaaaggaaataaaaaatgattattatgataattatataATCTGCTCTGGTCACACCAACCTGCTCTCAACACACCTGTTTCTCCTTCTagcactgtataaataaactggtCCAAGATGCAAAGGTTGTGGAGTCACATTTATGACTTTGTgtccttaaaatatattttttcttttgctcacagTAAGACGGGAAGATCAGTTTGTGGAAAACATTGAAACTTGTCTGTGGAAAATGTCTTTgtggtgaagtgtgtgtttgctaaatgaaccTTCTAGAACATTTTTATATCTATGCACTTATTATgcacttttttatatttatgcatttgattttatttggtTCTATAATGTTGAGGAGGAAACAATGAGAGCAGAAGGACCAACAAACAGCACTGGATACATAAAGACTGAGTTccgtttctgtttgtctttcactcGTAGCTCTAACATCTCCTTCTCaccaggagctcagtgtggaTTGAACTGAACTCTTGTGAGAAACAGTCACTTGTTCTCATCACTCATATGTTTTGTGGAAAGGAAGGTCAATAAATGTGCTCATatcctgtgtctgtcagtcaatCATGTGACAAATGAGAGTCCAGATTCAATGCA
Proteins encoded in this region:
- the LOC114911847 gene encoding butyrophilin subfamily 1 member A1-like isoform X4, giving the protein MYHRGRGVKHVMKISWSECLCLILLHLQQTTVSTLERFEVLGPVDPVVAVAGEDVVLPCYLKPNISAVDLSVEWFRAQTDDPLVHLYRDHEDRNENQLPSYRGRTSLFLEQLKNGNTSLKVKNVRVSDNGEYKCLVQSENFFEDSSIQVSIKAVGTQPVISNEGYKEGGISLVCESKGWYPQPQVVWMDSEGHSLPAGHTEMHRDSMDHYIVRRRVIVQETENNRFTCRVLQQQLNEMKETITYIPGEMFHRAHPWKVTFAVIFSLAAVCIIGCTVLIHRFVKLRKKRAQLKEQHGELMKQDGELQEQHGELKKQHGELQEQHGR
- the LOC114911847 gene encoding butyrophilin subfamily 1 member A1-like isoform X6, producing the protein MKISWSECLCLILLHLQQTTVSTLERFEVLGPVDPVVAVAGEDVVLPCYLKPNISAVDLSVEWFRAQTDDPLVHLYRDHEDRNENQLPSYRGRTSLFLEQLKNGNTSLKVKNVRVSDNGEYKCLVQSENFFEDSSIQVSIKAVGTQPVISNEGYKEGGISLVCESKGWYPQPQVVWMDSEGHSLPAGHTEMHRDSMDHYIVRRRVIVQETENNRFTCRVLQQQLNEMKETITYIPGEMFHRAHPWKVTFAVIFSLAAVCIIGCTVLIHRFVKLRKKRAQLKEQHGELKEQHGELMKQDGELQEQHGELKKQHGELQEQHGR
- the LOC114911847 gene encoding butyrophilin subfamily 1 member A1-like isoform X5, with translation MNISWSECLRLILLLLQLTTVSTQERFEVLGPVDPVVAVAGEDVVLPCYLKPNISAVDLSVEWFRAQTDDPLVHLYRDHEDRNENQLPSYRGRTSLFLEQLKNGNTSLKVKNVRVSDNGEYKCLVQSENFFEDSSIQVSIKAVGTQPVISNEGYKEGGISLVCESKGWYPQPQVVWMDSEGHSLPAGHTEMHRDSMDHYIVRRRVIVQETENNRFTCRVLQQQLNEMKETITYIPGEMFHRAHPWKVTFAVIFSLAAVCIIGCTVLIHRFVKLRKKRAQLKEQHGELKEQHGELMKQDGELQEQHGELKKQHGELQEQHGR
- the LOC114911847 gene encoding butyrophilin subfamily 1 member A1-like isoform X2 — translated: MYHRGRGVKHVMKISWSECLCLILLHLQQTTVSTLERFEVLGPVDPVVAVAGEDVVLPCYLKPNISAVDLSVEWFRAQTDDPLVHLYRDHEDRNENQLPSYRGRTSLFLEQLKNGNTSLKVKNVRVSDNGEYKCLVQSENFFEDSSIQVSIKAVGTQPVISNEGYKEGGISLVCESKGWYPQPQVVWMDSEGHSLPAGHTEMHRDSMDHYIVRRRVIVQETENNRFTCRVLQQQLNEMKETITYIPGEMFHRAHPWKVTFAVIFSLAAVCIIGCTVLIHRFVKLRKKRAQLKEQHGELKEQHGELMKQDGELQEQHGELKKQHGELQEQHGR